The Wolbachia endosymbiont of Oedothorax gibbosus region TTCATTATAAAATTCACCCCTGATATAAATATACGCAACTGATGCGCTGATCGCTCTGCTGGCCAGGAGAATTCCCTCAATTAACTTATGTGGCTCATATCGCAATATATCTCTATCTTTACATGTACCAGGTTCTGACTCATCTGCATTGACTACTAAATATGCTTTTGGGAGATTTTTGGGCATAAAGCTCCACTTAAGGCCGGTGGAAAATCCTGCACCCCCTCGACCTCTCAAACCAGATTTCTTTACTTCATCAATGATTTTTTCTGATCCTAAATCCAGTAATTCCTTTGTTTTTTGCCAGCTACCACGTTTTTTTGCACCCTCAAGTAGTGGAGTTTCTTTACCATTTAGGTTGGTGAATATTTTGTCTTGTTCTTTTAGCATGTTTTTCAAAATTTGTGAGTGATCCCGACGCGATTCGAACGCGTGACCCACTGATTAAAAGTCAGTTGCTCTACCGGCTGAGCTACGGGATCATTTCATTTTTCAGCTATACTAAACAGTAATACAGTTTTTATCCGTTTTAATCAAACTAAAATTTTCATGTGTGAATTATATAATATACTGCGTTAGCAGTTAAAAAATCTATGGATAATTTAAAAAAATTTTTAAAGGAAAACTTCTTGTTAATTTTCGGTTCACAGATTTATTTGGATGGTGTGAAATATAACGCTAAGGAGACAAGAAAAATAGAAAACTGTATATGCCCTGCAGAATTTGTGCACTATTATAATGCTTCGCAATAGCCTATAGCTAACACGTCATACCGCGATTTATTCGCGGTATCTCTAGATCCCGCTAACAAGCAGCGGGATGACGAATTTTTGTTTTTCAAATTCTCGGTAAATCTAAGTCACTTTAGCTATCACAGATAAATATTTCTTGCATTTCAGCCTGAGTGATTTATGCTTTAAGAGAATATTTGGGGGCATAGCTCAGCTGGTAGAGCATCTGTTTTGCACGCAGAAGGCCAGCGGTTCGATCCCGCTTGCCTCCACCAGTCTATATTAGCTTTAGTACGCTACAAAACCTGTCAAAATAGCTTATTTTAATCTATGAGGGTTTTATACTAGTTCTCTAAAAAATCCCTATTTCTTTTCGTAACTTCTCTCTACACAAGTAATGTTTGTTATTATAGTTCTAGTATATACCAACTTAACAATAAATTAATCAATAAATGTTAGAATAACTATAATTAAATTTATTAGGTAAGACTCATGAATGGAAAAAAACATGTTTTTAAGATGGTGCCTGGAAAAAAATTGCTCAACGCAACCAAATTGAAAATATTGGATCAGGTGGACAACAATGAGATGCCTGAAGATCAAGTGGATAGCAAAGGGCTAACTTGGAATAAGCTTGCTAAAGTTGGGTTCATACCACTGGATGATGAAAGTGATATAGCACTAGATTTACCTATAAAATTTTGTGATTCTACGGGGAATGAAAGACTTGTTCACTGTGTAGAGGAAGGTAAAAAAGATTTGGCAGCAAAAAATTATTATTGTGATAATAATCAAGATCTATTAACAAATTGTAGGATTTATAATTGGAAAGGTTCTAGAAATATTGAACTAGATTATGTAAATAATCCGCATTCCTTTGCATATATCAATGACCAACTAATGAAGTTATCAGTGACCAAGCAGGCTATAGAAACTTTTTCTTCTATAAAAGTCAATCGAATTTTCCTTGATATACAACCAGTAGAATATCAATATGTAACACGGGAAGAGTCAGATACCGATAAATATTATTTCTCAGATGATCAAGGAAATATTATCGATTCACTTGACAATGAGGCACTTCAATATATTAAATTGCACAGCAGGGAACAAACAATAAAGGATATAATATCATCTAATATACCAGAAGACATAACACTATCAAACACGTTTACCAAAGTTCTTGTTGAAGGCCTAACAAATAAGCAACTAAAGACTCTTGCCAATACTCTTAATAATGAGCAACTACAGGTCCTAGCAGAAAACTTAACAGATAACCAATTTCGAGCTTTAGTGGATCATCTAACCAATCACCAATTACAAACCCTCGCTCAGGAACTGAATCCAGAAAAGTTACAAATAATTGTTCCTATTTTAAATGATGCTCAGCTTAAAGCTCTAGTTAGAGACTTAAATCCAGAGCAAGTAAAAGAAATTTTACCTCACTTAAAAGTGGATCAGTTCAAAGCACTTATCAATAATATAGATGATCATCAGCTTGTAGAGCTAGCAAAAGATTTAGATGAGCACCATTTAACTATTCTTTCCAAGGAATTGTGGCATGAGCGACTTCCAATCCTAGTACACAATTTAGAAGAAGATACATTACATAATTTAGTTAAGAAACTAGACCACGAGAAACTTGCAATAGTAGCTCGAGATTTAACTGATCCTAATAAGATTCAGATGATTATTAAGTCTTTAGCTGACAACCCAGAAAAACTTCAAGCCTTTGCTCGCAATATGTCTAATGAGCAGTTTAAAGAACTTTTGGATAACGTAGGCGCAGAAGAGCTTAAAGACATCATTCACAAACTGCCTTATGAGAAAGTGACAGCTGTGATTGGTGATCTCAGCAATCAAGATCAGTCTAAAGCTATTATTGATGCATTAAAAGGGGAACTTGAAGAGCAGAGTAAACAGAACAAGGAAATGATTGAGATGCTCAAGCAAATCAAGGACGATATGCCAGAAATCGGACAGGCTCCAGACTTCACAATAGTAGACATTAATAATGACTCACTGTTATTTGTATAGTAGTGATTTATAAAGATAGGTAGTTTTTTTATAGGAGGTAACTATTATGAATAAAAATATAAAATTATATTCTAGTGAAGAAGTTGAATCAAATAATGCATTGCAACTTCAGAAACCGGCGTTTGATAAACCAAATTTTGCAATACCAGAAATAAAGAAGATTACTACTAAAAGCGCACCGGATGGGATTGATATAACCAAGGTCATGAAAGAAGAAGAGATTAATGCTATACCGGTAATCACGGTAAGCGTTAAGAATCTTAAAAATTTTTATGATGGTCTGATGAAAAGTATTAATAAATATAACGGCGATATAAGTGAGGCGATTACAAATGGCGTAGTAACACCACTGTCATTAACTATAGAAAACATAGGCGCAAAGACAAGCGAGATAGACGCTAAACTTAAAGATCTTCAGACTAGACTTGATGATATACCAGAGATTGGAGAAGCTCCTCCATTACTCCATATTACTGGTGAAGAGAACGGATTGCTTTAATAAAAAAGGTAATAGCCTGATATCAGGCTGTTACTCTCTCTACATATCGTTTCAATACAGCTGAATTAGGGAATCTATTTTAAAACTTTCGGCATATAGTTCTCATCATGTTTTGCAAACACCGTATCTGCAAGAAAAGTACTATTATCAAACATTTTACCTTGCACAACAATACCACTTTTTTCTGAAAACATCGGTGGAAGTATCCCTTGATATTTCACTATAACGCTCTTATTAAAATCTGTCATTTGAAAAACTACTTCGTTTTCGCTCCGTATCACGCTATTTTCAACAACCATTCCACCAACACGGATTGGCTTTTGATTATTTGGTAAAACTATTGCCTCACTTACTGTATAGAAAAATGAGATATTTTCTTTGAGCGTTGTTAAAATAAAAAAGACTATGCAGCTTAAAAAGCAGAAAATTCCTGAAGTTATAAGTAATCGCTTATGTTTCTTCTTCATTATGACTTTTAAGGCTTTCTAAGGTTTTTTTACTTTTAGTATAGCAAGAAATGGTAAAAATCAGTTCTCCGGTAATCAACGTAAAACTAATAAGGTAAGCAAAAATTACATATGTATTCATAATGCATTATCAATAAATAACTCACCTGCATCAAAATAAATTAAGCTTCCATCCTTTTGCTGCAACACCAATTTACCACTTTTATCTATATCAGCAAAAATTCCCTCATACAATTTGTCAGCTAACTTTACACTGATTTGCTCATTCATTTTGAATGCTTTTTTTAACCACATTTCTCTTATAGCATAAAACCCATCAAATAGCCATTGCTTTCTTAGCTTATTAAAATTTATTATTAATTCCTTTAACAGATCCATGTTAGACACAGACTCACCGTAATTGTTAATGCACGTTGTTCCTGGAAGTGGTGCATGATTGACATTAATTCCAATTCCTATAATGATCCAATTCGAATTGGATCTTTTTTCAAGCAATATTCCACTTATTTTCTTGCCATCGATTAGAATGTCATTTGGCCATTTATGTTGAACGTTACTGTCACTTATAAATGATAGTAACGTGTTGCCAACAGCAAGAGCAGTAACAAAAGTCAATTCTGTCAATTTGCTGACATCCGTTTCTTGGTTAATTATCAAACTCGCATAGAAATTACCTTCTGGAGAAACCCAACTTTTTCTAGTGCGTCCCCTACCTTCTGTTTGTTTATCAGCAATAATGACAGTTTCATTAGATATCCCTCTCTCAATTAAATCCAATGCTTCTTTATTAGTGCTTGAAACTTCTTTGTAATGATGAATACGAAAGCCCTCAAATATTTCAGGGATCATTTTCTTAATTGTATCAAAAAACTCTCTTATTCAGAAAAACTGTTGCCACGGCTAGCAGAACTTGATAATACAGATGATTGCATACTGCTATATGGAGCCCTATTTTCATTTACGTCATAGGGCATTGCTTCAGGACCACTTTCCACACCTTCAATTATTGAGGGTAAAGGTGGTGCATATTGGTAAGCTAGTGATGGTGTAATTGAATCATCCCAATTAGTACCCCAAGAAGTATAACTATCTGTCATACTAGCTTGTGTTTCTCTCCACTTCGATTTTACCTCACTTAAACTCATCGGTAATATCACATTCAGATTTGGAAGTGATTTGGATCTACGTAAATTATTCTGTCTTGTTTTTTGAAATTCCTCAAATGCAGCCTTAAATTTCAAGAGCGAATTCGAATCATCTAATATAGCTCTAAGCGCTAGGGAAAGTTGCTGTGAAGTTAGAGATTGCTCTGGCAGATTCGGTGGAAGTGACATATGTTCTTGACAATTTTTGATGGAATTACTACCATCTCCCAAATTGTTGTGCGCACCCATGATTATCGATGGCAAGCTAGGAAATGATTCAAATTGATTCATGCTATTCAGAGGCGAGGTAGTTTCTGGATATGATGGCAACGATTCCTCTGTTTGGTTAGCTTGCTGATCAGCACCATTAACCATAACGTTTTCAGGTTGCGGTGTTTCTGTTTCTTTCACTGGATCATCAACTGATGGTTGTTGTGGAATAGGAATAACCGACTTTTCAGGCTCTTGCGAGAGCAACGGTGGCGTAGGAGTAGGTGCATCTTTTTCTTGTACTAGACTTTGTCCTTTTTCTTCATTTTTACTTCCTGGTTCGCTACTAACCTTATTAGATTTACCCTTACTGCGTATGGCGGAAATAGTAAATGCTGCTAATGTAATTACTGAAGCTAATGCAGCAACTACAGAAATGGCAAAAATTGCCAGAGGAGCTGTAGAAATTACAATACCAAATTTAATTGCTAAAGCAACATAAGGAAAATATAAAACAGCTACAGCGCTAAATCCACCTAGCAAGAGAGCGGCAATTGAAAATTTCAAAACAGTTTTTCTTTTACTCATTTTTCACCACAAAATATTAATTAATCACTAATTATAAACACTAAGTTGTTAATTTGTCAATGAATTAATCAATGAGTAAAGATCTTCTACATACAAGAAAAGAACGAGGTTGATCAGTGAAGCCACTGAAGTGATAATGAATAGACCCTTAGAATAAGCAACCTTATTACCACTAGCTTTATCAAAATACATAACTTTCATGATATTTAAATAATAGTAGCATGATATCACACTCGCTATTACAAGGATCAAAGACAGGCTGATAAAGCCAGAATTTATTAAACTTTTGAATATAAAAAATTTAGCGATAAAACCTGCAAGTGGAGGTATTCCCGACATCGAGAGTAACAGCACAGAAAGATGAAATGCTACAATTGGGCGTTTCTTCCCTATACCAGATAAATTTGCAATATCACAATCGTCATCGTCAATTTGTACAAGATATGAGAATAGCCCTATGCTTGTGATGATATATATCACCAGATACATTAAGGCACTATCTGTTCCTGCTTGTGTAAAAAGAGAAAGTGAAGCAAATATAAAACCAATGTGACCAATTGAACTGTAAGCAAGCAGCCTTTTTAAGTTTTGCTGACGCAAGGCCCCAAAAGCTGAGATAAGCACAGACAATGCTGAAACGTATAAGAAAATAGGCTGAACATAACTTTTTACATTTACTAACTCTTCATTCATCAATCGGATTAAAAATGTTACAAGTGCAGCTTTTGGAGCTGTAGAAAAAAACGCAGTTACTATGGTAGGTGCACCTTGATAGACATCTGGAGCCCACATATGAAAAGGAGCAATAGCAAGCTTGAAACACAAACCAATTAAGACAAAGACTAACCCAAA contains the following coding sequences:
- the ccmE gene encoding cytochrome c maturation protein CcmE; protein product: MKKKHKRLLITSGIFCFLSCIVFFILTTLKENISFFYTVSEAIVLPNNQKPIRVGGMVVENSVIRSENEVVFQMTDFNKSVIVKYQGILPPMFSEKSGIVVQGKMFDNSTFLADTVFAKHDENYMPKVLK
- a CDS encoding MgtE intracellular N domain protein, whose product is MNGKKHVFKMVPGKKLLNATKLKILDQVDNNEMPEDQVDSKGLTWNKLAKVGFIPLDDESDIALDLPIKFCDSTGNERLVHCVEEGKKDLAAKNYYCDNNQDLLTNCRIYNWKGSRNIELDYVNNPHSFAYINDQLMKLSVTKQAIETFSSIKVNRIFLDIQPVEYQYVTREESDTDKYYFSDDQGNIIDSLDNEALQYIKLHSREQTIKDIISSNIPEDITLSNTFTKVLVEGLTNKQLKTLANTLNNEQLQVLAENLTDNQFRALVDHLTNHQLQTLAQELNPEKLQIIVPILNDAQLKALVRDLNPEQVKEILPHLKVDQFKALINNIDDHQLVELAKDLDEHHLTILSKELWHERLPILVHNLEEDTLHNLVKKLDHEKLAIVARDLTDPNKIQMIIKSLADNPEKLQAFARNMSNEQFKELLDNVGAEELKDIIHKLPYEKVTAVIGDLSNQDQSKAIIDALKGELEEQSKQNKEMIEMLKQIKDDMPEIGQAPDFTIVDINNDSLLFV
- a CDS encoding biotin--[acetyl-CoA-carboxylase] ligase, whose protein sequence is MIPEIFEGFRIHHYKEVSSTNKEALDLIERGISNETVIIADKQTEGRGRTRKSWVSPEGNFYASLIINQETDVSKLTELTFVTALAVGNTLLSFISDSNVQHKWPNDILIDGKKISGILLEKRSNSNWIIIGIGINVNHAPLPGTTCINNYGESVSNMDLLKELIINFNKLRKQWLFDGFYAIREMWLKKAFKMNEQISVKLADKLYEGIFADIDKSGKLVLQQKDGSLIYFDAGELFIDNAL
- a CDS encoding NADH-quinone oxidoreductase subunit N, with the translated sequence MNYIQILPETFSIISSLVLLLLGIIFNRRTINLLALGCTAVTLIILILSVENNEIFLFNSLLKLNLYIRSAQGLILSTGILILLLLNLSKYDYKYEFSILILFALFGMITLVSANSLISFYLAFELMSISLYVLASFNKDSAYSCEAGVKYFTLSALSSCIMLYGMSLLYGYTGQVNFSEFLQNHQITYGIVFGLVFVLIGLCFKLAIAPFHMWAPDVYQGAPTIVTAFFSTAPKAALVTFLIRLMNEELVNVKSYVQPIFLYVSALSVLISAFGALRQQNLKRLLAYSSIGHIGFIFASLSLFTQAGTDSALMYLVIYIITSIGLFSYLVQIDDDDCDIANLSGIGKKRPIVAFHLSVLLLSMSGIPPLAGFIAKFFIFKSLINSGFISLSLILVIASVISCYYYLNIMKVMYFDKASGNKVAYSKGLFIITSVASLINLVLFLYVEDLYSLINSLTN